A single region of the Erythrobacter sp. genome encodes:
- a CDS encoding TolC family protein, whose translation MRRALACAGLALLAGCVSPDIPEVEPASGIALPDDYFADSRPPAGLDAAWWQGFGEAELDAAVEEALSRNRTLEAARARLAAARAVLRAEEADFLPTVDGDVAFGGSVDDGGGVLDEASAGLGGVWTIDLNGRLSAERAEALAGVQASEYFLADRRRLVASAVANRFVELRRTGARLRLLDQSADLQRQTLRIVQLREEAGLSSNFDVRRAAADLSRTLAQRGPLLLARARAANALSVLTGEPPAPVPEADGSEDIPDYARGPAIGLPADLLRARPDLLLAEADIAAAAARVGIERADLLPALSLPGFVTLGDGSVDGLFSQAIAGLSAVLGVPILDGGRRRAEIAAAEAGLDAALADYRQVLLESLADVESALVAIRSAEDRRDELATAVAESEAAFEQSNALYREGLASLFDVLDVQRQLIGSREALIDAEASLAQAYIDLFTATGAPADAPADAPPA comes from the coding sequence ATGAGGCGCGCGCTCGCCTGTGCCGGGCTCGCCCTGCTCGCGGGCTGCGTCTCACCCGACATCCCCGAGGTCGAGCCTGCGTCGGGCATCGCACTGCCGGACGACTATTTCGCCGATTCGCGCCCGCCCGCAGGGCTCGATGCGGCGTGGTGGCAAGGCTTCGGCGAGGCGGAACTCGATGCGGCTGTCGAGGAGGCGCTTTCCCGCAACCGCACGCTCGAGGCGGCGCGCGCGCGCCTTGCGGCGGCGCGCGCGGTGCTGCGCGCGGAAGAGGCGGATTTCCTGCCGACGGTGGACGGCGACGTGGCGTTCGGCGGGTCGGTGGACGATGGCGGCGGGGTGCTGGACGAGGCGAGCGCGGGGCTTGGCGGGGTGTGGACGATCGATCTCAACGGGCGGCTGTCGGCGGAACGGGCCGAGGCGCTCGCGGGCGTGCAGGCTTCCGAATATTTCCTCGCCGACCGCCGCCGCCTCGTCGCCTCGGCGGTGGCCAACCGCTTCGTCGAACTGCGCCGCACCGGCGCGCGGCTGCGGCTGCTCGACCAGTCCGCCGATCTCCAGCGCCAGACCCTGCGCATCGTGCAATTGCGCGAGGAGGCGGGCCTGTCCTCCAATTTCGACGTGCGCCGCGCCGCCGCCGACCTGTCGCGCACGCTCGCGCAGAGAGGCCCGCTGCTGCTCGCCCGCGCGCGCGCCGCCAATGCGCTTTCGGTCCTGACCGGCGAGCCGCCCGCCCCCGTGCCCGAAGCGGACGGAAGCGAGGACATCCCCGACTATGCGCGCGGCCCCGCGATCGGGCTGCCCGCCGACCTGCTGCGCGCGCGGCCCGACCTGCTGCTCGCCGAAGCCGACATCGCCGCTGCCGCCGCGCGCGTCGGAATCGAGCGGGCCGATCTGCTGCCCGCGCTGTCTCTGCCGGGCTTCGTCACGCTGGGCGACGGGAGCGTCGATGGGCTGTTTTCGCAGGCCATCGCCGGGCTTTCCGCAGTGCTCGGCGTGCCGATCCTCGACGGCGGCCGCCGCCGCGCCGAAATCGCCGCCGCCGAGGCCGGGCTGGACGCGGCGCTCGCCGATTACCGGCAGGTATTGCTCGAAAGCCTCGCCGACGTCGAAAGCGCGCTGGTCGCGATCCGCAGCGCCGAGGACCGCCGCGACGAACTCGCCACCGCGGTCGCGGAAAGCGAGGCCGCCTTCGAGCAGTCCAATGCGCTCTACCGCGAAGGGCTCGCCTCGCTGTTCGACGTGCTCGACGTGCAGCGCCAGCTGATCGGCAGCCGCGAGGCGCTGATCGATGCCGAGGCGAGCCTCGCGCAGGCCTATATCGACCTCTTCACCGCGACCGGCGCGCCCGCCGATGCTCCGGCCGACGCGCCGCCCGCCTGA
- a CDS encoding efflux RND transporter periplasmic adaptor subunit, protein MRLILFFAACLLLAACSAENDMRPDRSVAVIAEPVGFLPEEAVVEAIGTARAAQTAELYPEAAGEVVAVRFAPGDYVRAGAPLVELEARAERLALKLAEVRVEEAEQLLARYRRIEDTGALSESQIEAGETALAAARIERDQAADALAERTVRAPFSGHIGFTEVDVGDRITPTTLIAQLDRRDRLFVEFNAPEAVFQRLGEGTSVELVPFSEPERTITAPIRARDTAIQQDQRSYRLRAVIANEGDRYRPGMSFTVRYTDRGRMRAAVPEAAVVWGGEGSSVFAVRDGKAVRVPVTIAARRDGLALVDAELEEGALVIAEGVQKVREGQAVELVEPREREAAEVEAAAG, encoded by the coding sequence ATGCGCCTTATCCTGTTCTTCGCGGCGTGCCTGCTGCTCGCCGCCTGTTCCGCTGAAAACGATATGCGGCCCGACCGTTCGGTCGCCGTGATCGCCGAGCCCGTTGGCTTCCTGCCCGAGGAAGCCGTGGTCGAGGCGATCGGCACGGCGCGCGCGGCGCAGACGGCGGAGCTTTATCCCGAGGCGGCGGGAGAGGTCGTTGCGGTGCGTTTTGCCCCCGGCGATTACGTCCGCGCGGGCGCGCCGCTGGTCGAACTCGAAGCGCGCGCCGAGCGGCTGGCACTCAAACTCGCCGAGGTGCGGGTCGAGGAGGCCGAGCAATTGCTCGCCCGCTACCGCCGGATCGAGGACACCGGCGCGCTGTCGGAAAGCCAGATCGAGGCGGGCGAGACCGCGCTCGCCGCCGCCCGGATCGAGCGCGACCAGGCCGCCGACGCGCTTGCCGAGCGGACCGTGCGCGCGCCGTTCTCGGGCCATATCGGCTTCACCGAGGTTGATGTCGGCGACCGCATCACGCCCACCACGCTGATCGCCCAGCTCGACCGGCGCGACCGGCTGTTCGTTGAATTCAACGCGCCCGAGGCGGTGTTCCAGCGGCTCGGCGAGGGAACCAGCGTCGAACTCGTCCCCTTTTCCGAACCCGAACGCACCATCACGGCCCCGATCCGTGCGCGCGACACGGCGATCCAGCAGGACCAGCGCAGCTACCGCCTGCGCGCCGTGATCGCCAATGAAGGCGACCGCTACCGCCCCGGCATGAGCTTCACCGTGCGCTACACCGACCGCGGGCGGATGCGCGCCGCCGTGCCCGAAGCGGCGGTGGTGTGGGGCGGGGAGGGCTCCTCGGTCTTCGCGGTGCGGGACGGCAAGGCCGTGCGCGTCCCCGTCACCATCGCCGCGCGCCGCGACGGGCTGGCGCTGGTCGATGCCGAGCTCGAAGAGGGCGCGCTGGTGATCGCAGAGGGCGTGCAGAAGGTGCGCGAGGGGCAGGCGGTCGAACTGGTCGAGCCGCGCGAGCGCGAGGCGGCGGAAGTCGAGGCGGCGGCCGGATGA
- a CDS encoding methyl-accepting chemotaxis protein encodes MGLLKGGIAKAAAGGRLGQEFDRALLQLVKTTQAVIQFTPEGIVIDANAAFCEAVGYDLAEIVGQHHRMFCSEEVRTSEEYRRFWDDLASGRSFTARYPRVTKSGREIWIQATYGPVRDTAGNIVRVVKIATDVTPARRALRNIVAAMERFEKGELDQRVPPAGIEEFDALASAFVQACRRIAAAMVRVQAASNDLKGQGEKVSEMSASLAECSANEAATVEQTAAAMEQFRSNASGTLEQAHAMRDVMEEARGTRAASSEVVRGAIASMDHIEGSSRKISDIVGVIEDIAFQTNMLALNAGVEAARAGETGRGFAVVAEEVRALAQRSAQSAGEVRALITENSRHIEDGVGTVRGAGETIEAMFERIETIAGRLDTLVGMLDEQSGTVGEISLAMQHLDKLSHRNAAMVEESSQIARDLYRSADELAGEVGVFSTGAGRAGEEPPPDALAA; translated from the coding sequence ATGGGATTGCTAAAGGGCGGGATCGCCAAGGCAGCCGCGGGCGGACGGCTCGGGCAGGAATTCGACCGGGCGCTGCTGCAACTGGTCAAGACGACGCAGGCCGTCATCCAGTTCACGCCCGAGGGTATCGTCATCGACGCGAACGCAGCGTTCTGCGAGGCGGTCGGCTACGACCTTGCCGAAATCGTCGGCCAGCATCACCGGATGTTCTGCTCCGAGGAGGTCCGCACGAGCGAGGAATACCGCCGCTTCTGGGACGACCTTGCCTCGGGCCGCAGCTTCACCGCGCGCTATCCGCGCGTGACAAAGTCGGGCCGCGAAATCTGGATCCAGGCGACCTACGGCCCGGTGCGCGACACCGCGGGCAATATCGTGCGCGTGGTCAAGATCGCGACCGACGTGACCCCGGCGCGGCGCGCGCTCAGGAACATTGTCGCCGCGATGGAACGCTTCGAGAAGGGCGAGCTCGACCAGCGCGTGCCGCCGGCGGGGATCGAGGAATTCGACGCGCTCGCCAGTGCCTTCGTCCAGGCCTGCCGCCGGATCGCCGCGGCCATGGTGCGGGTGCAGGCGGCGAGCAACGACCTCAAGGGACAGGGCGAGAAGGTCAGCGAGATGTCCGCCTCGCTCGCCGAATGCAGCGCCAACGAAGCCGCGACGGTCGAACAGACGGCGGCGGCGATGGAACAGTTCCGCTCCAATGCATCGGGCACGCTCGAACAGGCCCACGCGATGCGCGACGTGATGGAGGAAGCCCGCGGCACCCGCGCGGCGAGCAGCGAGGTCGTGCGCGGCGCGATCGCCTCGATGGACCATATCGAGGGCTCATCGCGGAAGATTTCCGACATCGTCGGTGTGATCGAGGACATCGCCTTCCAGACCAATATGCTGGCCCTGAACGCCGGGGTCGAGGCGGCCCGCGCGGGCGAGACCGGGCGCGGTTTCGCCGTCGTCGCCGAGGAAGTCCGCGCGCTCGCCCAGCGCAGCGCGCAGTCGGCGGGCGAGGTGCGCGCGCTCATCACGGAGAATTCCCGCCATATCGAGGACGGCGTCGGCACGGTGCGCGGCGCGGGCGAGACGATCGAGGCGATGTTCGAGCGGATCGAGACCATCGCCGGGCGGCTCGATACGCTGGTCGGGATGCTCGACGAGCAATCGGGCACGGTGGGCGAGATCAGCCTTGCGATGCAGCATCTCGACAAGCTGTCGCATCGCAACGCGGCGATGGTCGAGGAAAGCTCACAGATCGCCCGCGACCTTTACCGTTCGGCGGACGAACTGGCGGGTGAGGTCGGGGTCTTCTCGACCGGAGCCGGCCGGGCGGGCGAGGAACCGCCGCCCGATGCGCTCGCCGCCTGA
- a CDS encoding efflux RND transporter permease subunit encodes MTEKTDLPMLAVKRPLFIMVLNLLIVIAGAAALLGTEVRELPNVDRPIVTVSATLPGAAPETMDSEVTSVLENAAARVNGVRQIRSSSEENNTRIRVEFTPGTDLDAAASDIREAVSRVTRELPDRLEQVRVVKADEDAQSIMTLAVSSNAYDAMDLTRIVENDIIPELLAADGVASIDTFGTRERQLRVAVDPARLARYSLTMSDVAGALEQAPFDTPVGSFRSDRQQLLVRAEAKAADPERIDAVVIRDEVTIGDVAETYFAPADAESYVRLDGEPVIGLGVIRQANSNTIAISDAIRAATERLDERFEDIDIRVIADDAVFISTSVREVIVTLAFTVAVVVLTIWLFFGHARPTLIPSTAIPIALVGVVSGIWLFGFSINLLTLLAIVLATGLIVDDAIVVLENAQRLQKEEGLGRKASAVLGTRQVYFAVIATTAVLVSVFVPISFLPSETGRLFREFGFVLAIAVILSTFVAVSLVPALAAKIDLAGEGADPNPRLQAIASRFAERYRHGVERAIARPWVTVGLSLLAVVGAGLLYTQLDEELVPDEDRATFYVWASGPDGVGLAFMDREMDEIEAVLEPYVESGEIESTLSIVGRYDPNRVQVTANLADWDERARSQSEIVEEVSEPLGRLPGSRASARGRSTLSGGWGRGGGLQVALTGDNYEGIYASARALSDAIATQSDILSDPEISYQPTQPQLSIEIDRRRAADLGVDLSDVATTLQAMVDGLEVVDLNVDDQAIPVFLTAETVAITRPADLGNLYVRAGSGALVPVSSLTRFAEEGVAAELDRTEQRRAIEVEAAIAPGTPLADAVAEIERLAEEALAEDIDMILQGEAEQLEESSNELLLTYAFALLIVFLVLVAQFESLASPFVILASIPFALAAAIYALFLSGTSLNIYSQIGLVMLIGLMAKNGILMVEFADQKREGGAAVREAIAEAAAIRLRPIAMTLISTVLGAVPLVLASGAGAEARQAIGWVIFGGLGIAAVFTLFLVPALYTLIAPLTKPRSVDLARFRREMGEGEGGRESAAPSGAAA; translated from the coding sequence ATGACGGAAAAGACCGACCTGCCCATGCTCGCGGTCAAGCGGCCGCTGTTCATCATGGTTCTGAACCTGCTGATCGTGATCGCGGGGGCCGCCGCGCTGCTCGGCACCGAGGTGCGCGAACTGCCCAATGTCGACCGGCCGATCGTGACCGTGTCGGCGACCCTGCCGGGCGCTGCGCCCGAGACGATGGATTCCGAAGTCACCTCCGTCCTTGAAAACGCCGCCGCGCGCGTCAACGGCGTGCGCCAGATCCGGAGCTCGAGCGAGGAGAACAACACCCGCATCCGCGTCGAATTCACCCCCGGCACGGACCTCGACGCGGCTGCCAGCGACATCCGCGAAGCGGTCAGCCGGGTCACGCGCGAACTGCCCGACCGGCTCGAACAGGTGCGCGTCGTCAAGGCCGACGAGGACGCGCAGTCGATCATGACGCTGGCCGTGTCGAGCAACGCCTATGACGCGATGGACCTTACCCGGATCGTCGAGAACGACATCATCCCCGAACTGCTCGCGGCAGACGGCGTCGCCAGCATCGACACTTTCGGCACGCGCGAGCGGCAGCTTCGCGTCGCGGTCGATCCCGCCCGGCTCGCGCGCTATTCGCTGACCATGAGCGATGTGGCGGGCGCGCTCGAACAGGCGCCGTTCGATACGCCGGTGGGCTCCTTCCGCTCCGACCGCCAGCAATTGCTCGTGCGGGCCGAGGCCAAGGCGGCGGATCCGGAACGGATCGATGCGGTCGTGATCCGCGATGAAGTCACCATCGGCGACGTGGCGGAGACCTATTTCGCGCCCGCCGACGCGGAAAGCTATGTGCGTCTCGACGGTGAGCCGGTCATCGGCCTCGGCGTGATCCGGCAGGCCAATTCGAACACCATCGCGATTTCGGACGCGATCCGCGCGGCGACCGAGCGGCTCGACGAGCGGTTCGAGGACATCGACATCCGCGTCATCGCCGATGATGCCGTGTTCATCTCGACCTCGGTGCGCGAGGTGATCGTGACGCTCGCCTTCACCGTCGCGGTCGTGGTGCTGACGATCTGGCTGTTCTTCGGCCATGCCAGGCCGACGCTCATTCCCAGCACGGCCATTCCCATCGCGCTGGTCGGGGTGGTGTCCGGCATCTGGCTGTTCGGCTTCTCGATCAACCTTTTGACCCTGCTCGCCATCGTGCTCGCCACGGGTCTTATCGTCGACGATGCCATCGTCGTCCTCGAGAACGCGCAGCGGCTCCAGAAGGAGGAGGGGCTGGGGCGCAAGGCGTCGGCGGTGCTGGGCACGCGGCAGGTCTATTTCGCGGTGATCGCGACGACGGCGGTGCTGGTCTCGGTCTTCGTGCCGATCAGCTTCCTGCCGTCCGAGACCGGCCGCCTGTTCCGCGAATTCGGCTTCGTCCTTGCGATCGCGGTGATCCTGTCGACCTTCGTCGCGGTCAGCCTCGTCCCCGCGCTGGCGGCGAAGATCGACCTTGCGGGCGAGGGCGCGGACCCGAACCCGCGGTTGCAAGCCATCGCGAGCCGCTTTGCCGAGCGTTACCGCCACGGTGTCGAGCGCGCCATCGCGCGACCCTGGGTGACGGTCGGCCTCTCGCTCCTCGCGGTGGTCGGGGCGGGGCTGCTCTACACCCAGCTCGACGAGGAACTGGTCCCGGACGAGGACCGCGCGACTTTCTATGTCTGGGCGAGCGGGCCGGACGGTGTGGGCCTCGCCTTCATGGACCGCGAGATGGACGAGATCGAGGCGGTGCTCGAACCCTATGTCGAAAGCGGCGAGATCGAGAGCACGCTTTCCATCGTCGGGCGCTACGATCCCAACCGGGTGCAGGTCACCGCGAACCTCGCCGACTGGGACGAGCGGGCGCGCAGCCAGTCGGAAATCGTCGAGGAAGTGAGCGAACCGCTCGGCCGCCTGCCCGGTTCGCGCGCCTCGGCACGCGGACGCAGCACGCTGTCGGGCGGCTGGGGCAGGGGCGGCGGGCTGCAGGTCGCGCTGACGGGCGACAATTACGAGGGCATATACGCCTCGGCCCGCGCGCTGTCGGACGCCATCGCCACGCAGTCGGACATTCTTTCGGACCCTGAGATTTCCTACCAGCCGACCCAGCCGCAGCTTTCGATCGAAATCGACCGCCGCCGCGCGGCCGATCTCGGCGTCGACCTGTCGGACGTGGCGACGACCTTGCAGGCTATGGTCGACGGGCTCGAAGTGGTCGATCTCAACGTCGACGACCAGGCGATCCCGGTCTTCCTCACCGCCGAGACTGTGGCGATCACCCGGCCCGCCGATCTCGGCAATCTCTACGTGCGCGCGGGAAGCGGGGCGCTGGTGCCCGTCTCCTCGCTCACCCGCTTCGCCGAGGAAGGCGTCGCGGCCGAACTCGACCGCACCGAACAGCGCCGCGCGATCGAGGTCGAAGCCGCGATCGCGCCCGGCACCCCGCTCGCCGATGCGGTGGCGGAAATCGAGCGGCTGGCGGAGGAGGCGCTGGCCGAGGACATCGACATGATCCTGCAGGGCGAGGCGGAGCAATTGGAGGAAAGCTCGAACGAATTGCTGCTGACCTATGCCTTCGCGCTGCTGATCGTCTTCCTCGTCCTCGTCGCGCAGTTTGAAAGCCTCGCGAGCCCCTTCGTTATCCTCGCCTCGATCCCCTTCGCGCTGGCGGCGGCGATCTATGCGCTGTTCCTGTCGGGAACCTCGCTCAACATCTATTCGCAGATCGGGCTGGTCATGCTGATCGGGCTGATGGCGAAGAACGGCATCCTGATGGTCGAATTCGCCGACCAGAAGCGCGAGGGCGGGGCCGCGGTGCGCGAGGCCATTGCCGAGGCCGCCGCGATCCGCCTGCGCCCCATCGCGATGACGCTGATCTCCACCGTGCTGGGCGCGGTCCCGCTGGTGCTGGCGAGCGGGGCGGGGGCGGAAGCGCGGCAGGCGATCGGCTGGGTGATCTTCGGTGGGCTTGGCATCGCGGCGGTGTTCACCTTGTTCCTCGTGCCGGCGCTCTACACGCTGATCGCTCCGCTGACGAAGCCGCGGAGCGTCGACCTCGCCCGGTTCCGGCGCGAAATGGGCGAGGGCGAAGGGGGCCGAGAGAGCGCCGCCCCTTCCGGGGCGGCGGCATGA
- the ppsA gene encoding phosphoenolpyruvate synthase translates to MKNEHVIWFETLKRSDLARVGGKNASLGELIGALQPKGINVPPGFATTAAAYRRFIEHNGLGPVIESRLAELSSGQAALAESGGAIRTAIRKGEWPDEIEAAIRAAYRKLAELAGDKAPSVAVRSSATAEDLPDASFAGQQETFLNIEGEDDLMNACRRCYASLFTDRAISYREAKGFAHEDVALSVGVQRMVRSDRAGAGVMFSIDTESGFEHSVLINAAWGLGENVVQGAVDPDEYQVFKPLLENEALSPIVAKKRGAKTVKMIYAERGETPTRNVSTSKEEQAAFVLSDEEILTLARWAVAIERHYECAMDMEWAKDGPGGNLFIVQARPETVQAQLKNGGLESYRLRSRGETLVRGAAIGEAVVTGRVGIIESASEISNFEPGSVLVTGTTDPDWVPIMKQAAAIVTDHGGRTSHAAIVSRELGLPAIVGTGDATRLLYDGQDVTVSCAEGDEGFVYQGIADFEVETLDLGDIPETRTKVMLNLANPAAAYRWWRLPADGVGLVRMEFVINNEIKVHPMALVHPQRVDAETRARIGDLTHGYADGGEYFVDRLSRGLARIAAVQHPKPVIVRMSDFKTNEYAGLVGGAEFEPREENPMIGFRGASRYYSEAYREGFALECRAIRRLREEIGLSNVIVMIPFCRSTREADRVLEEMARNGLERGENGLEVYVMCEIPSNAVLAAPFAERFDGFSIGSNDLTQLTLGIDRDSELLADQFDEQDEAVKWMIRHVIEEAHRHGTKVGLCGQAPSDHPEFARFLVECGIDSISVSPDSFIEVKRHISAAESAN, encoded by the coding sequence ATGAAAAACGAGCACGTGATCTGGTTCGAAACTCTCAAGCGCAGCGATCTCGCACGGGTTGGCGGCAAGAACGCCTCGCTTGGCGAACTGATCGGTGCGCTCCAGCCGAAGGGCATCAACGTGCCGCCCGGTTTCGCGACGACGGCGGCGGCCTATCGGCGCTTCATCGAACACAACGGCCTTGGCCCGGTCATCGAAAGCCGCCTGGCCGAGCTATCCTCCGGGCAGGCCGCGCTGGCCGAGTCCGGCGGAGCGATCAGGACCGCGATCCGGAAAGGCGAGTGGCCCGACGAGATCGAAGCAGCGATCCGCGCCGCCTATCGCAAACTCGCCGAGCTGGCCGGCGACAAGGCTCCGAGCGTCGCGGTGCGCTCCAGCGCGACCGCCGAGGACCTGCCCGATGCCAGTTTCGCGGGCCAGCAGGAGACGTTCCTCAATATCGAGGGCGAGGACGATCTCATGAACGCCTGCCGCCGTTGCTACGCCTCGCTCTTCACCGATCGCGCGATCAGCTACCGCGAGGCAAAGGGCTTCGCGCACGAGGATGTGGCGCTTTCGGTCGGAGTGCAGCGCATGGTCCGCTCGGACCGCGCGGGTGCGGGCGTGATGTTCTCGATCGACACCGAAAGCGGGTTCGAGCACTCGGTGCTCATCAACGCGGCATGGGGGCTCGGCGAGAACGTAGTCCAGGGCGCGGTCGATCCGGACGAATATCAGGTTTTCAAACCGCTGCTGGAGAACGAAGCGCTATCCCCCATCGTCGCGAAAAAGCGCGGCGCTAAGACGGTGAAGATGATCTACGCCGAGCGGGGCGAGACACCGACCCGCAACGTGTCGACTTCGAAAGAGGAGCAGGCGGCTTTCGTCCTTTCCGATGAGGAGATCCTCACGCTGGCGCGCTGGGCGGTGGCGATCGAGCGGCATTACGAATGCGCGATGGACATGGAATGGGCCAAGGACGGACCTGGCGGAAACCTGTTCATCGTCCAGGCGCGCCCCGAAACGGTGCAGGCGCAGCTCAAGAACGGCGGGCTGGAGTCCTACCGCCTTCGGAGCCGGGGCGAAACGCTCGTCAGGGGAGCGGCGATCGGCGAAGCGGTGGTGACGGGCCGGGTCGGCATTATCGAGAGCGCGAGCGAAATCTCGAATTTCGAGCCGGGCTCGGTCCTTGTCACCGGGACCACCGATCCCGACTGGGTGCCGATCATGAAACAGGCGGCCGCGATCGTGACCGACCATGGCGGACGCACTTCCCACGCGGCGATCGTCAGCCGCGAACTCGGCCTGCCCGCGATCGTGGGAACGGGGGATGCGACGCGCCTGCTTTACGACGGGCAGGACGTGACGGTGAGCTGTGCCGAAGGCGACGAGGGGTTCGTATATCAAGGCATTGCCGATTTCGAGGTCGAAACCCTCGACCTTGGCGACATCCCCGAAACGCGAACGAAGGTGATGCTCAATCTTGCCAACCCGGCGGCGGCCTATCGCTGGTGGCGCCTGCCTGCCGACGGAGTCGGCCTGGTTCGGATGGAGTTCGTCATCAACAACGAGATCAAGGTCCACCCCATGGCGCTGGTCCATCCTCAACGGGTGGATGCCGAGACGCGGGCGAGGATCGGGGATCTCACGCATGGCTACGCGGACGGGGGCGAATATTTCGTCGACCGCCTGTCGCGAGGGCTCGCCCGGATTGCGGCGGTCCAGCATCCCAAGCCCGTCATCGTCAGAATGAGCGATTTCAAGACGAACGAATATGCGGGCCTCGTCGGCGGGGCCGAATTCGAGCCGCGCGAGGAAAACCCCATGATCGGTTTTCGCGGCGCCTCGCGTTATTACTCGGAAGCCTATCGCGAGGGGTTCGCGCTTGAATGCCGGGCGATCAGGCGGCTGCGCGAAGAAATCGGCCTCAGCAACGTCATCGTGATGATCCCCTTCTGCCGTTCTACGCGCGAAGCGGACCGGGTGCTCGAGGAAATGGCGCGCAATGGCCTCGAACGCGGTGAGAACGGGCTGGAGGTCTACGTCATGTGCGAAATCCCGTCCAACGCGGTGTTGGCCGCCCCCTTCGCCGAGCGGTTCGACGGTTTCTCCATCGGGAGCAATGATCTCACCCAGCTCACCCTCGGCATCGATCGCGATTCCGAATTGCTCGCCGATCAGTTCGACGAGCAGGATGAGGCGGTGAAGTGGATGATCCGGCACGTGATCGAGGAAGCGCATCGGCATGGCACGAAGGTCGGACTGTGCGGTCAGGCTCCGAGCGATCACCCGGAGTTCGCCCGCTTTCTGGTCGAATGCGGAATCGATTCGATCTCGGTCAGTCCCGACAGCTTCATCGAGGTGAAGCGGCATATCTCGGCGGCCGAGAGCGCCAACTGA